The Lolium rigidum isolate FL_2022 chromosome 2, APGP_CSIRO_Lrig_0.1, whole genome shotgun sequence genomic interval agaggcggcggggatcgaaagaaaaaggcaagtgaccaaatatcgggagccaaaaataattcaagaaaagaaagttttatagtacaagaggatgacatgcgggtcccatttagcgacagcggtatcaccgtttgagaggcggcaggggatcaaaagaaaaaagaaattgccaaaaatcagagggtgaaaaaaaaccaagaaaatgaacttttatagtacatagaggatgacatgcgggtcccatgagcctgcaggtttttcaacgtttcaaacgtggcatgagatcgaaagaaaaaggcaagtgaccaaatatgaggagccaaaaataattcaagaaaagaaagttttatagtccatagaggatgacatgcgggtcccatttagcaagcggcggtatcaccgtttgagaggcggcaggggatcgaaagaaaaaggcaagtgaccaaatatgaggtgccaaaaaaatccaagaaaagaaagttttatagtacatagaggatgacatgcgggtcccatttagcagcagcggtatcaccgtttgagaggcggcggggatcgaaaaaaaaggcaagtgaccaaatatgaggtgccaaaaaaactccaagaaaagaaagttgattgcacatagaggatgacatgcgggtcccatttagtagcagcggtctcaacgtttccaaggcggcacgggatcaaaagaaaaaggaagtagccagaaatggggggtcaaaaaaatccaagaatagaaataattttggttcattgaggatgacatgcgggacccatgatcctgcatcgtaaacggctcgatcggagaacgttgaacgagatggcgcgatcgagaaaaaaacaatgccgaagaggctgccatccgggccctacatccctcggcggtgcggatttgcgttgactcggccggcgaacccgagatttcgagatgcaccacgtcccgggccaccatacgcgacgttttggccgctttcgtcgggctaggtggcctcaaaaacgagaaaaaaaagttttgacatgcaccacggagggacccaaaatcgtcggccatggtacaccagcaaccacggcgcgacttcaacttcgtcggccatggcaacttttcttgtagtgaatttaGAAGTGTCGGGGTTCTCGACAACCACTTGGGTTTACAATTTAGAAGTGTCGGAGTTCTCGACAAGCACTTGGGTTTACAATTTAGAAGTGTCGGGGTTCTCGACAACCACTTGGGTTTACAATTTAGAAGTGTCGGAGTTCTCGACAAGCACTTGGGTTTACAATTTAGAAGTGTCGGGGTTCTCGACAACCACTTGGGTTTACAACTTAGAAGTGTCGGAGTTCTCGACAACCACTTGGGTTTACAATTTAGAAGTGTCGGAGTTCTCGACAAGCACTTGGGTTTACAATTTAGAAGTGTCGGGGTTCTCGACAACCACTTGGGTTTACAATTTAGAAGTGTCGGGGTTCTCGACAACCACTAGGGTTCTAAAGTCTATGACCATTTAAACATTAAATATTCCAAACATAATTAAAACAAATGGCTAGTTTAGATGATGATTCAAACTTTAGCAACATAGTTCACCACATACTGGTTCTAATTAAGCATCACAACAACATAGTTCAGCACATACTAGTTCTAATTAAAGATTACCACATACTGGTTCTAATTAAGCATTACAACAACATAGTTCAGCACAGATAGCTTCAACACTACTAGGATTACAACACCATATTACAGGTCTCCAACAATCTCCTTGATCTTCAGAAGCTTGTCTTTATTTTCATGAGCAACTTTGAGAAGGTCATAGAGTGTGTACTCTAACTTCCTCTTGTCCTCTTTCAGCTTACCTTTCTCCTCTATGAGCTCCTCTTTTTCCTTAGCCCACTTATTCTTCTCCTCTTTGAGCTCCTCTTTTTCCTTCTCCCACAGTTGCTTCTCCTCTTTCAGCTCCTCTTTTTCCTTCTCCCACTGGTGGTTCTCCTCCTTTATGTCAAACAATGCAGAATTCAGTTCCAGAACCTCAGCTTCAAGTTCAGTCCTGTTCAAATCAAAAATCTGGTTCTTCTCCTCATTCATCTTCTTCAAATTCTCTTCCATCACTCTTTTCTCTGTATCTTTCATGAATTTGTCCACATCATCCATCAGCGAGTGGTAGTTCTTCTTAAACTTGTTCCTCTCCTCAACCAACTCTTGCACCAATTTTGCATTCTGGATCTTCTCATCTATTCTTGCATTGCTGGACTCATGGTACATTGACCACAACCTTCCAAGTGAGTTCTACTGGCCACTCTTCATCAACCCAGGCCACAAACCCACAGTTATACACCTGCTGCAAATATATATGCTAGTTCATATCAATAAATCATCCATTACATTTGCTAGTTCATGGCATTATATATCAGTAAATCAAATTCAGCTATCCATTATTAGCACATAGTTCAATGAAGAAATATTGCAAATTCAGCATATATTACAATGAACAAATGGAACCATGGGACAGAGcagaggcataagcttacatggcCGACGGAGCACATGAAGAATCTCCTGCCAGTGTTCGTCCCTTCAAACGCCACACATCTGTTCGGCTCCAAATTGTGCACGCGGCAACGAGGTCCGCCAACAGCTAATCCTCCAAACGTGATGTCCTCGCAAGTGTCAGGAGCATAATCCATGTCCGTCAGGTCCTAAATGACAAACATTTGCAAAAATATCGACCTTTAACCGAGCTAAATTGAAGAAATCCAAAAAAATTCCCCAAAACGGAACCCTAGATCGAAAAAAATGAGAGAGATTGAGTGGCCGAGCTTACATCTAGGTGCTCCGTCGAGCTCTCGCCGTCGTTCCAGCTTGGCATGGCGGCGCTAATGGAGGCGGCGGTGGATCCATGGCGGCGCACCTCCGGCGACGCAGCTCCGGCAGAGAGAGAGGACTGGGAGTGGGGAGGACGGTCGGGACTGAAGCAACAGCCTCCCAAACGCAATGTTAAACGTCCACAAGTGAGTGGGACCCACACACCGTTAACGGCCGTTAACGGCATCCGTCAACCATAGCCACGTCACCACTGACAATGGGCCAGGGTTGCCAGAAATCGTGTCAATTCGCGTTCAGAGGTGGTTTAGTGTTATTTGAGAAAACCTGGGCAAAATCTGGTGGTTTTTTGATCCCGCAACACAAAGTGGCACCAAAATGAAGATTTAGCTGCTAAAGTGGTGGTTCTATGCTAACAACTCCTGGTAGCTGGACGTGCTTTTTTGGTAgatcattagggcatctccaaccgggcgacccaaacggacgcgctgggccgtccgttttgggccgtttgggtcgccgcccggacacgcggacagcgccccacgTCCGCGTGTtcatttgggtcgcacgctgcgcccaacgcggcgatccaAACGGCTGCTATGTGGTTCGTCTTccctgcgcggcgctgcgccacggCAGGTCTCGACTGGACAGCAATGATAGGCGGGAGAACGCGCGgcaaagttcccgcgcgcaccaaggttcccgcgcgcgcgaaaacgccattggcgcgagcgaccgcccaagtttcccgccaggccgccggctataaaagacggcggcggtctcacacagACCGCAACACCATCCTCCCCGCCCCCCCCCACCTTCTCcgtcgccatgccgcgcaccctgcaggccacatgggccaagctctccctcgccgcccgggccaggttcccgcggacggtggaggaggagcgcgcggactcgcggtgggtcgccgacgacgaggcgctccgcgtcgctgccgaggcggcggcacgaAGGCCGGTggacgcggagatggtggaggcggccgcggagggccggcacgagaccgcggacggccggtacgaggccgcggaggagggcggccgccgcggaggagcccgtcaacgaggaggacctcgcgccggcgaacatcaacgccgccatcgaggagcgactcgccgacctcacgcgcgtgacgaaggagcacgagggcatccggcgggccggccgccgccgctaggcgacctcctcggccggaagaacgagctgctcgctatgcgagcagcccgtcacctcatccggatgccgtcgcccgagcggcgcgcccgggaggatgctgcgtcggcggagcgtggccggcaagagcgcatgcgccggcggcagggagATCCACGAGGGCCAGGCACCcgcccgcgtccgcctggaggcgcgcaccgctgtggaacgcgccgctctgcaggaggtggagcaatgcgggaagcggatggttccgccgcaggaggcggagcgcgagcgcgcccgaggtgcgcggacggaaaggaggaggatggtggcctccgcccaagccgccgctgccgccgcccgcgcccgcgccgccgccgccgcgccacccggcccgtaagccggagtggaatcctcacgcgtaaaggccgcccgcgtcgagtgaaatccacggccccgacgacgagccggcgaggagtcgccggcgagacCGCCGGCCCCATACGTATAGggtagaagtagtagctaaaaaaaaatgtaatgagttctttttaatgaaaaatattgttcatgcctatgacacgcgggccaggggcggacaaggggcggacgcgagcgaccagcctttcgcgtccgcggccacgcaaacccggccaagatttgggccgggtttgcgtcgatccggacgccgcgggcatccgttttagggatgggtccgcgcgctgggccggttttttgtccggctcgacccatccggacgcgcgggcgcgggatgggtcgcccggttggagatgcccttaagtcCAGAGCCATTTATGACACGCACAGTAAGGCATGATCAACAGGATTTTTATTAAACCGTTTGCTGGCGAGGGACTTGCTTTCCTTGCTCTCCTTCATTTTAAGAAACCATGATTTCTTCCTTAATACGTTCCATGCAGCTATTCCGTTTTTTTACTCTAAAATTCTAGTGATGGAAGTCTAATAACTAGCTTAAATGGGGTGCTATCATATACAGTGTTCCCGGTGTTTAGAAGGAGCCAATATCTGGTAGTCGTTTCGCAAATCAAATCAGGAGAATATATTGCTTGGATCGATACACATCTACCATCACATGCATACAAAAGAATCAGTTGTCaaccacaattttttttttggcacATACATCACTGGATGAAATGTCAGTATAGGCCACACCTCAAAAAGACAGTTCCGCCAAGAGAAGATATCATAATCGGTAGCTACACAATTGGTTAAGGCAAATCAATAGAAAAAAAGAGTGCATATTATTAGACCAGAGAAAAGCTGAGAAAGATACATTGCAATGATACGGACTTGCTAGCAGCCAGGCGAACCAAACTGACCCAAGCACTAACCAAGCTAGATTATGCCAGCATATATAGTAGCTACTTAACACAAGCAACCTGCCCAGACCAATGACCGCAACAATGCGCGGGGCATCATCTAGTAATCCCAACAACCAACCCTGTTCGTGCGATATGTTCTTCTAGAAGGATTCCCCACCCGATCCGCGGGTTCAACGTACACCGTTCATCGCCGCTACTAGGTTTAACACGCGCCGTGCGATCTggacttctagaaggttttgcgtCCGATCCACAGCAGCCCGTGTTCTTCAACGTGATTGGCCGCTCGCATATGGCTGAGCGGAGACATGCACGCGCCATGCAACGTTGtatacatgctattaattttcgcGCGTGCCAAGCCCTAGTGGGTACATCTGGTCGTACACTTTTTTTCACTAACAGAGCGGTACACTCGTCGGTTCGTTGGGCTCGGCGGAGACATGCATTCACAGCTGCTCGACGCAAAGGAGCGCAACGTGGTTGACGAAGAGGAGGACAGTGTGCTCAACGTAGAGGAGGCCAACCCGCCGTGCGATGCACACATGCGGGGACGTCGCATCGCTGAAATATCTGCAGTGATCGTAGCGCGGCACACGCAGCTGCCTACGCCTAGCACACATACATAGCATCATCTACCCCTATTAATTCACGTGTACCCATTAATTCACTTCACCTCTCAACTTCCTCGCCCCAGGTTGATAAATAGTGACAATCAACTTCATCTTGCTTCAAACCCTTTCCTCAAAACCTGGGAACTCAAAAACCCTCGCGCATGCTTCCATGGCCCCGCCCTACTCCCCGTTTAGCACCTCCTCTGACGAGGTTAGCGACGAGGATAACCACCCAGagaggcgccattggtgggagcgTGCGCCGGAGGAACCTCCCCGCCGCCGAAGGCGCGGGCGACGCACCACCGCCGACTCCGACACCCCCGACGAGTCGGATGACACCTTCATCCACCACCCCGACCCCGACGAGGTCCAGCGGATCAACAATCTCTTCGACGTGGACGTCGAGAGATACTTCGCCAAGGCGATGAAGAGGGAGGAGGTTGCCGAGGCATGGAAGCAGCCGTGGGCGACACAGAAGAAGCAGCGCTCCGAGGCGAGGAAGCAGGCCGAGCTGgcggagagggcggcgaggaatgcCCGGGTCGAGGCCAAGTTGGCGAAGATGGCATCACGGCGGAGAGGAAGGCCCGGAAGACGAAGTAAGCTAGGGTTAGATTATATAAATAAATGTATTATattgaatattattaagatgtCCACTAAATTTGGCCCCTTCAAACATATTGCATTTAAGGCCCAAGCCCATTTACCCACCTTGATTAATGGCCCTTTTCTAAACCTAACTAACAATGTTCGTATATGAGCTATTTCAACCAGTAGATGGATCGCATGGAAGCCATTTCGGCCATTATCGTCGCGTTTCAGTCCATTTCACTCAACGATGTTGCACAGGAGCTACTTGCCCCCGAGCTCAAGCCGTTGAGCCACGAGCTCAACCCGCGACAAGGTATggcgcggcggaggaagcggagcggTGTCGGAAGGAAGCGGCGGAGTGGCGAACTGGAACTGCAAAATATGTTTTACCGTCTTTTCATATTCACACAAAACACGCTTCGTAATTCCATGCCAATTGCGTGGGAGAATATAGATGTGTTTGAAGATACGGCGATATCCTCGTGATTTCATTGCTCTCACATATACAGTACTACACGGAGCTACAGGAGTGGTGAGAAAACGACAGCGATCGTGCCGCACCGACGCGCACGATGATAGCGTCGCCATTTTTAACTCTTCTTCTCGGGACGGAAAAGGATAACCAGCGCTCACTCGCTCCATCGTGTCCTGCGCCTCCCAGCTCGCTCGCCGTCGCCCATCTTGTAGCAGGTCGCCGGCTCGCCGCCTCGGAGCGGGACGGAGATGGAGGGCGCCGTGCTCTGCGCCGCCAACCACGCGCCCCTCACGCCCATCTCCTTCCTCGAGCGGTCCGCGCTCGTGTACCCCGACCGCCCCGCCGTCGTGGGTGCCGCCGGCGACGCGCCGCCCCGGACGTGGAGGGAGACCCGGGCGCGCTGCCTTAGtctcgccgccgccctcgccggcctCGGCGTCCAGCGCCGCGACGTGGTAAGAATCAATACTGACACCAGCACTCCACTCTGAATTCAACCACTCTATTTAGTGCCCACTCGATCCAGTCCTCTCCCGGTACTATCACTCCAAATTCCGGTCCGAAATTTCGATTGTATATTTTCTCGTGCCGGATCGTTCGTCCAATTCAGCTACGATCGCTCTCGCCCAAACCAATTTGCTCAGAATCGATTTTCCTTCGCAGGCGTCGCTGAGAGTGATTTTGACTGATTGTTCTGAACTGTGTGCAGGTGGCGGTGTTCGCCCAGAACATCCCGGCGATGTGCGAGCTGCACTTCGCGGTGCCCATGTCCGGCGCCGTCCTCTGCGCGCTCAACTCGCGcctggacgccgcgatggcgtccATCCTGCTGCGGCACTCGGAGGCCAAGGTGATCTTCGTGGACGCCGCGCTGCTCGGCGTCGCCCAGGAGGCCCTCCGCCTCGTGTCCGCCGCGGGCGCCAGGGCCCCCGTGGCCGTCCTCATCACGGAGCTCCTGGACGACGACGACTCGTCACCACCGGCACAATCTACAATCGAGCACGAGTACGAGGCGCTGGTGCGCAGGGGCGGGTCGCCGGGGTTCgcggcgcggtggccggcggACGAGAACGAGCCGATCGCGCTCAACTACACGTCGGGGACGACGTCGCGGCCCAAGGGCGTGATCTACACCCACCGCGGCGCGTACCTCAACAGCCTCGCCGTGGTGCTGCTCAACGGCATGGCGGCCGCGCCGGTGTGCCTGTGGACGGTGCCCATGTTCCACTGCAACGGCTGGTGCATGGCGTGGGCCGTGGCGGCGCAGGGCGGCACCAACGTCTGCCTCCGCAGGGTCACCGGCGGCGCCATCTTCGACGCCGTGTCCCGCCACGGCGTCACGCacatgggtggcgcgcccaccgtgCTGTCCATGATCGTCAACGCCGCGCCCGAGGATCAGCGGCCGCTGCCGGCGGGGAAGAAGGTGTCCGTGATCACCGGCGGCGCGCCCCCGCCGCCGACGGTGCTGTTCCGGATGGAGGAGCTCGGGTTCATGGTGATCCACTCGTACGGGCTGACGGAGACGTACGGCCCGGCGACGGTGTGCGTGTGGAAGCCCGAGTGGGACGCGCTGCCGGCGGAGGAGCGGGCGGCGATCAAGGCGCGGCAGGGGCTCCACCACCTGGGGCTGGAGGTGGACGTGAAGGACCCGGCGACGATGCGCAGCGTCCCAGCCGACGGGGTGACGATGGGGGAGGTGATGCTCCGGGGCAACACGGTGATGAGCGGGTACTACAAGGACGCGGCCGCCACGGCGGAGGCGCTGGCCGGCGGGTGGTTCCGGTCGGGCGACCTCGCGGTGCGGAACCCCGGGGACGGGTACGTCAAGATCCGGGACCGGTCCAaggacatcatcatctccggcggGGAGAACATCAGCACGATCGAGGTGGAGgcggcgctgttcgcgcacccggcggtggcggaggcggccgtGGTCGGGCGGCCGGACGAGCACTGGGGCGAGACGCCGTGCGCGTTCGTGGTGGTGAGGAggaaggtggaggcggaggaggtgatGGAGTTCTGCAGAGGGAGGCTGCCGCGGTACATGGCGCCGAGGACGGTGGTGGTCGTGGAGGAGCTGCCCAAGACGGCGACGGGGAAGGTGCAGAAGTTTGCACTCCGGGAGAAGGCCAGGGCCATGGGCAgcctctcctccaccgcctcccgtCCGCAGGGAAAAGGAGCAAGAAGCACCAGCAAGCTCTGATCGAGTACTAGCACCAGGGTCCGTCCACCATGATCAAGAAGGGGGAATCACCGGCGAGCTCTGATCGAGTTTACCATTATCATGGTTAATTAAGCTCCATTCATGCTCTTTGTGTCGCCTGAGATCACTCCAAGACAGCGGATGATGTCTCCATCTTACTTTGTCATCGTTAAAGCTTTTGGATCATCATgtcgaaaataaaataaaagctttTGGATCACCTGCCATGATGCCTGGCTCAGAAAAGCTAATCGTGCTTTTGTGTATGAAAAGAAAGCTAATCATAATGCCCCGTATCTTTAGTTCTTTACAGATTCAGCTTGTAAGCATTCAGATCAACACCAACCACTTTTGGCAAACTAAATTGGAAGAGAGGTAGTACAACAGAGGTAGTACGGTCACTAGATGTCATAAAATCCTAGAATAGCATAACAATTCATAGAATTATAGAAATTCCATTACAGTTCTATGTCTTGAGCATCATTTACTTATTTGACAACTTCATTTCAACTTAAAGATACTAGGAAAGTAGGAAGCACAGGTGCGGCAGCACGCTGCACTCTTGGTAACCAAGGATCACGCATTTAACAGATCTTTAACAGATCTAGGCTCCAGCTTTTCATTATCAACATGTGTATAAGTAGTGCAACCGAAAATCCATAATTGTGAATAATTAACAAGTGAACTAGAGGATGCCTCAAAGAGAGTTTCTTATCAAGCAGAATGCAAAGAGACATGTTTGTCAAGTAGCAGGcgatggaggctgcttcagccataAAACATCTGCCCATACCAGCATTGGACAGTATGCAACGAGTCTTGAAGATGATGGTTCTATTCATCCTCTATGCCTGTTGAGGAGTGTACATAATGGTGTGGTGTTTGATAATGCAataatcattaaaaatagtaGAACACGACTTCATGCCATTATCAGTATGAAGTAATTTAAATTTTTTTGTTTGCTTCTCTATCATAACTTTTTagtttctaaaagcatcaaacacattaGATTTATGTTTCAAAAAGATTGAGGAAAGAGAAGActgtcttctcttagctaagtAATGATCTCTTATAAAATAAGAGAAGGTTATTTTTTCTCCACGGTACAATTTGCCTTCCCTGAGCAATTCAATTGCTTTCTAAAATTTAATTAATTCTCATTTATTGCTAGAGATAATAATAAGATTTAATGCATTATACCATATATATTTAGTGTCTTCTCTAGATGATGTGTACCGCTAAGAAGAAGGCGCGTCttccctaccattgtacatgctctaAAATCTTAATAATAGTACGAATGCAAACATTAAATttaattcttttattcttacaaAAAAATACAGTGCTTATATAACTacaacttactcaaattgcaatTATCTAGCGGCTGTGCAATTCTGCAGTACCGTGTTCACTCATATACAGATTATTTTACCAAGGGCAACAACAATACCAAAAACGATACCGCTACATCACCACTTTTATATTTCTTAATTGGTGTGAAATTTTTTGAAAAGTGTTTTTGGCTCCCGAGCTCTAGTGCTCTCGCCATTTTAAAAAGAATAAAAGATATTTTACAAGTTAgtaaaaaatttgaaaataattttgggGACTGTCaatgatacatctcacaatcGTGTAAAATGTCAACCCGAAATTCGTTTTAATTTGTGCtagaaaaaatgacaaaatctgatatgttttggaagatttgaaaatgactactcggATCTacacttttatcatttttgtgtagataaaaatataaagtatttgaagtTGATATTTATATGTTTGTGGAATACAACATTGACTATACACagatttattttcagaattttttgaagcttaaaaatatgattttttatttttcaaaaaaaataggaTCACTGGTATCCATGTGCATCAAATCTCTGTCCGAAAATTTTCTCATATGTTATAATACTTCCAAACTATTAGTATAAC includes:
- the LOC124686102 gene encoding butanoate--CoA ligase AAE1-like — encoded protein: MCELHFAVPMSGAVLCALNSRLDAAMASILLRHSEAKVIFVDAALLGVAQEALRLVSAAGARAPVAVLITELLDDDDSSPPAQSTIEHEYEALVRRGGSPGFAARWPADENEPIALNYTSGTTSRPKGVIYTHRGAYLNSLAVVLLNGMAAAPVCLWTVPMFHCNGWCMAWAVAAQGGTNVCLRRVTGGAIFDAVSRHGVTHMGGAPTVLSMIVNAAPEDQRPLPAGKKVSVITGGAPPPPTVLFRMEELGFMVIHSYGLTETYGPATVCVWKPEWDALPAEERAAIKARQGLHHLGLEVDVKDPATMRSVPADGVTMGEVMLRGNTVMSGYYKDAAATAEALAGGWFRSGDLAVRNPGDGYVKIRDRSKDIIISGGENISTIEVEAALFAHPAVAEAAVVGRPDEHWGETPCAFVVVRRKVEAEEVMEFCRGRLPRYMAPRTVVVVEELPKTATGKVQKFALREKARAMGSLSSTASRPQGKGARSTSKL